In Gossypium arboreum isolate Shixiya-1 chromosome 5, ASM2569848v2, whole genome shotgun sequence, a single genomic region encodes these proteins:
- the LOC108450167 gene encoding uncharacterized protein LOC108450167 isoform X1 — protein MVGTAISSTTSAQIMIIQRGGSGAAFPSKSMELRWIRSNSRRKNSNLSSREFGGLKSIPPPLVMPIYISTDPSHINIQELSELYTCCNHSCHQFPKVDPQTGIVQEVMDLDKLHIALSHSCVVVSVFCKPQHVKVTNTTKQNQSQEQQEQIKTGLVGDLMENVMPVNPSNGQLVGFGRAVSDLGLTASIYDVMVVPTLQGMGIGTIIVKRIVRMLTSRDIYDIAALCSRKERFFFKACGFRDDILGSTTMMYSRTVSSTCFEGGQMVKQAGRKLLLVPSLQLPLAASKTTKPQS, from the exons ATGGTGGGGACTGCTATTTCTAGCACCACTTCTGCACAGATAATGATAATACAGAGAGGTGGTAGTGGTGCTGCTTTTCCATCCAAATCCATGGAATTGCGATGGATACGCAGCAACAGTAGAAGAAAGAACTCAAACCTAAGTTCAAGGGAGTTCGGCGGCTTAAAATCAATACCACCACCACTGGTGATGCCAATTTACATATCAACGGACCCTTCACACATTAATATTCAAGAGCTCAGTGAACTGTACACCTGTTGCAACCATTCCTGCCACCAATTCCCTAAGGTGGACCCACAGACCGGCATAGTTCAAGAAGTCATGGACTTGGACAAGCTCCACATTGCTCTCTCCCACAGTTGTGTGGTTGTTTCAGTCTTCTGCAAACCTCAGCATGTCAAGGTGACTAACACCACTAAACAAAACCAAAGCCAAGAACAGCAGGAGCAAATAAAAACAGGTCttgtaggagatttgatggagaaTGTGATGCCTGTCAACCCTTCCAATGGTCAGCTCGTGGGCTTTGGGCGTGCTGTTTCTGATCTAGGATTGACTGCATCCATCTACGATGTCATG GTTGTTCCTACTTTACAAGGCATGGGAATTGGGACAATAATAGTTAAAAGGATTGTAAG AATGCTCACAAGTAGAGATATTTATGACATAGCTGCTCTTTGTTCCAGAAAGGAGAG GTTCTTCTTCAAAGCATGTGGATTCAGAGATGATATCTTGGGCTCTACTACGATGATGTATAGTAGGACAGTTTCAAGTACTTGCTTTGAAGGTGGGCAGATGGTTAAACAAGCTGGTCGAAAACTGTTGTTAGTTCCATCACTCCAATTGCCGTTAGCAGCTTCCAAGACAACTAAACCACAAAGTTGA
- the LOC108450167 gene encoding uncharacterized protein LOC108450167 isoform X2, with the protein MVGTAISSTTSAQIMIIQRGGSGAAFPSKSMELRWIRSNSRRKNSNLSSREFGGLKSIPPPLVMPIYISTDPSHINIQELSELYTCCNHSCHQFPKVDPQTGIVQEVMDLDKLHIALSHSCVVVSVFCKPQHVKVTNTTKQNQSQEQQEQIKTGLVGDLMENVMPVNPSNGQLVGFGRAVSDLGLTASIYDVMVVPTLQGMGIGTIIVKRIVRMLTSRDIYDIAALCSRKESLFQVLLQSMWIQR; encoded by the exons ATGGTGGGGACTGCTATTTCTAGCACCACTTCTGCACAGATAATGATAATACAGAGAGGTGGTAGTGGTGCTGCTTTTCCATCCAAATCCATGGAATTGCGATGGATACGCAGCAACAGTAGAAGAAAGAACTCAAACCTAAGTTCAAGGGAGTTCGGCGGCTTAAAATCAATACCACCACCACTGGTGATGCCAATTTACATATCAACGGACCCTTCACACATTAATATTCAAGAGCTCAGTGAACTGTACACCTGTTGCAACCATTCCTGCCACCAATTCCCTAAGGTGGACCCACAGACCGGCATAGTTCAAGAAGTCATGGACTTGGACAAGCTCCACATTGCTCTCTCCCACAGTTGTGTGGTTGTTTCAGTCTTCTGCAAACCTCAGCATGTCAAGGTGACTAACACCACTAAACAAAACCAAAGCCAAGAACAGCAGGAGCAAATAAAAACAGGTCttgtaggagatttgatggagaaTGTGATGCCTGTCAACCCTTCCAATGGTCAGCTCGTGGGCTTTGGGCGTGCTGTTTCTGATCTAGGATTGACTGCATCCATCTACGATGTCATG GTTGTTCCTACTTTACAAGGCATGGGAATTGGGACAATAATAGTTAAAAGGATTGTAAG AATGCTCACAAGTAGAGATATTTATGACATAGCTGCTCTTTGTTCCAGAAAGGAGAG CTTATTTCAGGTTCTTCTTCAAAGCATGTGGATTCAGAGATGA
- the LOC108489879 gene encoding uncharacterized protein LOC108489879 → MDGGRRIAVSPRPCSGRRILASKKRGRPDAFVNSVKKLQRREICSKPHRAFSVTDAQERFRNIRLQEEYDTHDPKGHCSMVLPFLRKRSKIIEIVAAQDIVFALAQSGVCAAFSRETNRRICFLNVTADEVIRSLFYNKNNDSLITVSVYASDNFSSLKCRSTRIEYIRRGQPDAGFALFESESLKWPGFVEFDDVNGKVLTYSAQDSIYKVFDLKNYTMLYSISDKNVQEIKISPGIMLLIFTKVGGHVPLKILSIEDGTVLKSFSHLLHRNKKVDFIEQFNEKLLVKQENENLQILDVRNSELTEVSKDEFMTPSAFIFLYENQLFLTFRNRTVAVWNFRGKLVTSFEDHLLWHPDCNTNNIYITSDQDLIISYCKADSDDPLSEGNGSINISNILTGKCLAKIRASNGFPVENHCCCCDVECGCRSKVQSSSSRIRSTVAEALEDITALFYDEERNEIYTGNRYGLVHVWSN, encoded by the exons ATGGATGGTGGGCGGAGGATAGCCGTCAGCCCAAGGCCTTGCAGCGGACGGAGAATACTCGCATCTAAGAAAAGAGGGAGACCCGATGCCTTCGTTAACAGTGTCAAGAAACTTCAACGAAGAGAAATCTGCTCTAAGCCGCACCGTGCTTTCTCCGTCACCGACGCCCAGGAGCGCTTCCGTAACATCCGCTTGCag GAGGAATATGATACTCATGATCCAAAAGGACATTGTTCAATGGTATTACCATTTCTGAGGAAGAGATCAAAGATTATAGAGATTGTTGCTGCACAAGACATTGTATTTGCTCTTGCTCAATCTGGTGTATGTGCGGCATTCAGTCGAG AGACTAATCGAAGAATATGCTTTCTAAATGTCACTGCTGATGAAGTTATACGAAGCTTGTTTTACAACAAAAACAATGACTCACTTATCACAGTCTCAGTTTACGCTTCTGACAACTTCAGCTCCTTGAAGTGCAGAAGCACGAGGATTGA GTACATTCGAAGAGGTCAACCTGATGCTGGTTTTGCACTTTTTGAATCTGAGTCACTGAAGTGGCCTGGGTTTGTGGAGTTCGATGATGTAAATGGGAAGGTACTCACATATTCAGCACAAGATAG TATATACAAGGTATTTGACCTCAAAAATTATACGATGTTATACTCCATATCAGATAAAAATGTTCAAGAGATTAAGATCAG TCCAGGGATCATGTTATTGATTTTCACTAAAGTTGGCGGCCATGTTCCTCTTAAGATTCTCTCAATAGAGGATGGTACCGTTCTCAAATCTTTTAGCCACCTTCTTCACCGGAATAAGAAGGTGGATTTCATTGAACAGTTCAATGAAAAGCTTCTTGTGAAGCAGGAAAATGAAAACCTTCAGATTCTTGAT GTACGCAACTCTGAGCTAACAGAAGTTAGCAAAGATGAATTTATGACCCCATCagcatttatttttctttatgagAACCAGTTATTCCTGACATTTAGAAACCGGACAGTGGCTGTCTGGAACTTCCGTGGAAAACTTGTAACTTCATTTGAGGATCACCTTTTGTGGCATCCTGACTGCAACACtaataatatatacatcacaagtgATCAGGATCTTATCATCTCTTACTGCAAGGCTGATTCTGATGATCCATTGTCTGAAGGAAATG GGTCCATTAACATCAGCAACATATTGACTGGGAAATGCCTTGCTAAGATAAGGGCAAGTAACGGTTTCCCAGTGGAAAACCATTGTTGCTGCTGTGATGTCGAGTGTGGTTGCAGGTCAAAGGTGCAAAGCAGTTCATCTAGAATTAGAAGCACGGTGGCAGAGGCACTGGAAGATATCACTGCTCTTTTTTATGATGAAGAGCGCAATGAGATCTATACGGGGAATAGGTATGGTCTAGTTCATGTGTGGTCTAACTGA